Proteins from a single region of Hymenobacter aquaticus:
- a CDS encoding glycosyl hydrolase has product MKHRPSFSLRHLGLRLGLSALLLGSGGPTSWAQSVPTTAADLQAAFQHPPDAAKPWVFWYWMNAAVTPEGITADLEAMHEAGIGGAYLMPIRGAGEKPLITPPAEQLSPRWWDMVRHALREADRLGLKLAMHVSDGFALAGGPWITPELAMQKVVFSETRLTGGRKQAIQLPQPAAVKGYYRDIAVYAYPTPTGGGVSTYTTKPTVTSSAKEGKPERLAVAGNKDGFKLTEPGWVQYAFGQPFTARSLRIRSNGYNYQANRLLVEASQDGKTFRPVVRLTPPRSGWQDSSAVTHALPTTTARFFRFRYDPAGSEPGGEDLDAAKWKPALKVSEIRLSAEARINQYEGKNGEVWRVSPRSTARQLPDSLCVPLGKVLNLTNKLGPDGRLTWTPPAGRWTILRVGHTATGYTNYTGGGALGLECDKFNPAAVQLQFDSWFGEALRQGGPELAGRVLKTLHVDSWECGSQNWSGNFAAEFRQRRGYDLLPYLPVLAGVPLQSAEVSERVLFDVRQTIAELVGDKFYATLAAAARAKGVSFSAEAIAPTMVSDGLLHYQHVDAPMGEFWLRSPTHDKPNDMLDAVSGAHIYGKNIVQAESFTELRMAWDEHPAMLKSVQDRNYALGVNRLVYHVFAHNPWLDRQPGMTLNGVGLYFQRDQTWWRPGRAWVDYARRCQALLQLGRPVVDLAVFIGEETPRRAVLPERLTETLPGIFGPQKVQSEQKRLANASVPMREMPEKVSATAGSFTADMLVDPLHGYAYDSFNPDALLRLAQVRNGRIELPGGASYGLLVVPGATSLWPDSTSMTPAVAHKLRELVQAGATILLDRQPSRSPELRGFPQADQEVKQLTARLQATTEAKASAAPGATASSGSPSPFSETLRLEQMRPGGEAHLLRGPYTADSFEPLGLLRDLTASYSGGQRARGLAWTHRTAEQFDIYFVSNQLDSVQTIDLSLRVAGRQPELWDAVTGEIRPARDWQQENGRTRLPLRLEPSGSLFVVFRQPTTQTAGHSGPNWLTTTPAQPLGGPWQVQFDTKAGGPAQPVAFAQLTDWSQHADEAIRHYSGTADYTQTFRWKGRKKSGQRVYLELGQVNNLAEVELNGQPVGTAWTAPYRLDITEAVRKGPNQLRIRVTNTWANRLIGDAALPVEQRHTSLTTAPAPAATKPLLPAGLLGPVVISTETSPPAPLLGERGAF; this is encoded by the coding sequence ATGAAGCACCGCCCCTCGTTTTCGCTTCGCCACCTCGGTCTGCGGCTCGGCCTAAGCGCCCTGCTGCTGGGCTCGGGCGGGCCAACGAGTTGGGCGCAGTCGGTGCCGACCACCGCGGCAGATTTGCAGGCCGCCTTCCAGCACCCGCCCGACGCGGCCAAGCCCTGGGTGTTCTGGTACTGGATGAACGCCGCCGTCACGCCCGAGGGCATCACGGCCGATTTGGAAGCCATGCACGAGGCTGGCATCGGCGGGGCGTATCTGATGCCCATCCGCGGCGCGGGCGAGAAGCCGCTCATCACCCCGCCGGCCGAACAACTTTCGCCGCGCTGGTGGGACATGGTGCGCCACGCCCTGCGCGAGGCCGACCGCCTGGGCCTGAAGCTGGCCATGCACGTGAGCGACGGATTTGCCCTAGCCGGCGGGCCCTGGATTACGCCCGAACTGGCCATGCAGAAGGTGGTCTTTAGCGAAACCCGCCTGACCGGCGGCCGCAAACAGGCTATCCAACTGCCCCAGCCAGCAGCGGTGAAGGGCTACTACCGCGACATTGCCGTGTACGCCTACCCCACGCCCACTGGCGGCGGGGTGTCGACCTACACGACCAAGCCCACGGTAACGAGCAGCGCCAAAGAAGGCAAGCCGGAGCGACTGGCCGTGGCTGGCAACAAGGACGGTTTCAAGCTCACCGAGCCGGGCTGGGTTCAGTACGCTTTCGGCCAGCCCTTTACCGCCCGCTCCCTGCGCATCCGCTCCAACGGCTATAACTACCAGGCCAACCGCCTCCTCGTGGAGGCCAGCCAGGACGGCAAGACCTTCCGGCCGGTCGTGCGCCTGACGCCGCCGCGCAGCGGCTGGCAGGACAGCAGCGCCGTGACGCACGCGCTGCCGACCACCACGGCCCGCTTTTTCCGCTTCCGCTACGACCCCGCCGGCTCCGAGCCCGGCGGCGAGGACCTGGACGCGGCCAAGTGGAAGCCCGCGCTGAAAGTGTCGGAAATCCGGCTCTCGGCCGAAGCGCGCATCAACCAGTACGAGGGCAAAAATGGGGAAGTCTGGCGCGTGAGCCCGCGCAGCACCGCCCGGCAGCTACCCGATTCCTTGTGCGTGCCGCTGGGCAAGGTGCTCAACCTGACCAATAAGCTGGGCCCCGACGGCCGCCTGACCTGGACGCCACCGGCCGGCCGGTGGACCATTCTGCGCGTAGGCCACACCGCCACCGGCTACACCAACTACACCGGCGGCGGCGCGCTGGGCCTGGAGTGCGACAAGTTCAACCCCGCGGCCGTGCAGCTGCAGTTCGACAGCTGGTTTGGCGAGGCGCTGCGCCAGGGCGGGCCCGAGCTGGCCGGGCGCGTGCTCAAAACCCTGCACGTCGACAGCTGGGAATGCGGCTCCCAGAACTGGTCGGGCAACTTCGCCGCCGAGTTCCGGCAGCGCCGGGGCTACGATTTGCTACCCTACCTGCCGGTGCTGGCCGGCGTGCCCCTGCAGAGCGCCGAGGTATCGGAGCGGGTCTTGTTCGATGTGCGCCAGACCATTGCCGAGCTGGTGGGCGACAAGTTTTACGCCACGCTGGCCGCCGCCGCCCGGGCCAAGGGCGTCAGCTTCTCGGCCGAAGCTATTGCCCCCACCATGGTCAGCGACGGGCTGCTGCACTACCAGCACGTGGACGCGCCCATGGGCGAGTTCTGGCTGCGCAGCCCCACCCACGACAAGCCCAACGACATGCTCGACGCCGTGTCGGGGGCGCATATCTACGGGAAGAATATCGTGCAGGCGGAGTCCTTTACGGAGCTGCGCATGGCCTGGGACGAGCATCCGGCCATGCTGAAAAGCGTGCAGGACCGCAACTACGCGCTGGGCGTGAACCGGCTGGTGTACCACGTCTTCGCCCACAACCCCTGGCTGGACCGGCAGCCGGGCATGACGCTCAACGGCGTGGGCCTGTACTTCCAGCGCGACCAGACCTGGTGGCGCCCCGGCCGCGCCTGGGTCGACTATGCCCGCCGCTGCCAGGCGCTGCTGCAACTCGGCCGCCCGGTCGTGGACTTGGCCGTGTTCATCGGCGAGGAAACCCCGCGCCGCGCCGTGCTGCCCGAGCGCCTGACCGAGACGCTGCCCGGCATTTTCGGCCCGCAGAAGGTGCAGAGCGAGCAAAAGCGCCTGGCCAACGCCAGCGTGCCCATGCGCGAAATGCCCGAAAAGGTGTCGGCCACGGCCGGTAGCTTCACCGCCGACATGCTGGTGGACCCGCTCCACGGCTACGCCTACGACTCGTTCAACCCCGACGCGCTGCTACGCCTGGCCCAGGTGCGCAACGGCCGCATCGAGCTACCCGGCGGCGCCAGCTACGGCCTGCTGGTGGTGCCCGGCGCAACTTCCCTCTGGCCCGACAGCACATCCATGACGCCCGCCGTGGCCCACAAGCTGCGCGAACTGGTGCAGGCCGGTGCCACCATCCTGCTGGACCGGCAACCTAGCCGTAGCCCCGAGCTACGAGGCTTCCCCCAGGCTGATCAGGAAGTAAAGCAGCTGACGGCCAGATTGCAAGCTACCACCGAAGCCAAAGCTTCCGCAGCGCCCGGCGCTACCGCTTCGTCCGGCTCCCCCTCTCCTTTTTCGGAGACTCTGCGCCTAGAGCAGATGCGGCCGGGGGGCGAGGCGCACCTGCTGCGCGGCCCCTACACCGCCGATTCCTTCGAGCCGCTGGGCCTGCTGCGCGACCTGACGGCCAGCTACTCCGGCGGCCAGCGTGCCCGCGGCCTGGCCTGGACGCACCGCACCGCCGAGCAGTTCGATATCTACTTTGTTTCCAACCAGCTCGACTCGGTGCAGACCATCGACCTGTCGTTGCGCGTGGCCGGACGGCAGCCGGAGCTGTGGGACGCGGTAACCGGGGAAATCCGGCCCGCCCGGGACTGGCAGCAGGAAAACGGCCGCACCCGCCTGCCGCTGCGCCTGGAGCCGAGCGGGTCGCTGTTCGTCGTCTTCCGCCAGCCGACCACGCAAACCGCCGGGCATTCGGGCCCGAACTGGCTGACGACCACGCCCGCCCAGCCGCTCGGTGGCCCCTGGCAGGTACAGTTCGATACTAAAGCCGGCGGCCCCGCTCAGCCCGTGGCCTTCGCGCAGCTGACCGACTGGAGCCAGCACGCGGACGAGGCCATCCGCCACTACTCCGGCACGGCCGATTACACCCAAACGTTCCGCTGGAAAGGAAGAAAGAAGTCTGGCCAGCGCGTGTACCTCGAACTCGGGCAGGTGAATAACCTGGCGGAAGTGGAGTTGAACGGCCAGCCCGTCGGCACGGCCTGGACGGCCCCCTACCGCCTCGACATCACCGAGGCCGTGCGCAAAGGCCCGAATCAGCTGCGCATCCGCGTGACCAACACCTGGGCTAACCGCCTCATCGGCGACGCGGCGTTGCCAGTGGAGCAGCGCCACACCTCGCTGACCACGGCCCCCGCGCCGGCTGCCACCAAGCCGCTGCTGCCGGCTGGGCTGCTGGGGCCGGTGGTCATCAGCACCGAAACCTCACCCCCGGCCCCTCTCCTTGGGGAGAGGGGTGCGTTCTGA
- a CDS encoding glycoside hydrolase family 2 TIM barrel-domain containing protein, which produces MRRTVWAALLGLCALTAQAQEASVYFFPGVSHPPQVYPGPEADGWQVPQITELNRDRARATAYSFASEAAALEGNREKSGRMLSLNGPWDFRFAPKPSDAPKDFQRSRVQGWKQLTVPSNWEMNGYDLPIYKSAKYPFRPVDPPFVPQDYNGVGSYQRTFSVPADWHNLNVTLHFGGVSSAFKVWVNGKFLGYAEDSCLPSEFNVTPYLQAGENTVSVQVMRWSDGSYLEDQDHWRLSGIYREVLLLAEPKMRLADFHWQAKLDKQYQDATLSIRPRLENFTGNNDLKGYEVRAQLYDKAGQPVLSQPLQRTAESIINEPYPRLDNAKFGLLEATIPNPLKWSDETPNLYTLVLTLTDKAGAVLESKSCKVGFRAIEFDKTTGKLLINGKLTYLYGVNRHDHHPTKGMAVSREDIRKDVLTLKQFNFNCIRTSHYPNDPYFYDLCDEYGILVMDEANLETHGLGAKLSNDPAWTAAYQERSMRMALRDKNHPSVVFWSLGNESGRGPNHAAMAAWLHDFDITRPVHYEPAQGDPHLDGYISPSDPGYPKNHAYRLQVPRDQAYVDMVSRMYPGIFTAELLANQQNGDNRPIFFCEYAHSMGNATGNIKEFWDAWRSTKRIIGGCIWEYRDQGLLKRDSVGTAYYAYGGDFQEKYYDDFTIKGIADSEGNPKAALYECKRVNQPLETTLTDAGKALVKVQNRHAAKSAADYLLTLTLREDGRVVSTKPLPRLRLAAQRDTVISLRPYLPKLKAGAEYLATVSFTLPEATGWAPKGHEVAANQLALTGLAQPQKPAKSFPAVAVRDEAKAYVISGKGFTVSIDKTTGALTSYQHNGTEQLAAPLLPHFTRPLTDNDRRGWKAPKKLKPWFEAQPKLESLTVDKSTAGLASLTSTYSLIDATTKVRVTYTVNGDGVLKVDYALTPAAGLPNLPRVGLQGGIRRSYDQLSYYGRGPWENYLDRRYGIDAGIYSHPLPTAADSYVVPQEFGTRTDIRWLQLADQQGCGLLVVADSLLSMTALPFTEQNIQSARHTNRLQDAGFITLNLDLAQMGVGGNTSWDDQAAPLPQYQLPAKSYRYSFYLLPVNGKNKDLGALARKVRFGRPAKLAPTNKSTTLGSTGKL; this is translated from the coding sequence GTGAGGCGCACCGTCTGGGCGGCCCTGCTCGGCCTCTGCGCCCTCACAGCCCAAGCCCAGGAAGCCAGCGTGTACTTCTTCCCCGGCGTGTCGCACCCGCCGCAGGTGTACCCCGGCCCGGAGGCCGACGGCTGGCAGGTGCCGCAGATAACGGAGCTGAACCGCGACCGGGCCCGGGCCACGGCCTACTCCTTCGCCTCCGAGGCCGCCGCGCTGGAAGGCAACCGCGAGAAATCGGGCCGCATGCTGAGCCTGAACGGTCCCTGGGACTTCCGCTTCGCGCCGAAGCCGAGTGACGCGCCCAAGGACTTTCAGCGCAGCCGCGTGCAGGGCTGGAAGCAGCTCACCGTGCCCTCGAACTGGGAGATGAACGGCTACGATTTGCCCATCTACAAGTCGGCCAAGTACCCCTTCCGCCCCGTCGACCCGCCCTTCGTGCCCCAGGACTACAACGGCGTGGGCTCGTACCAGCGCACGTTTTCGGTGCCGGCCGACTGGCACAACCTGAACGTGACTTTGCACTTCGGCGGGGTCAGCTCGGCGTTTAAGGTGTGGGTCAACGGCAAGTTTCTGGGCTACGCCGAGGACAGCTGCCTGCCCTCGGAGTTCAACGTGACGCCCTACCTGCAGGCCGGCGAAAACACCGTGTCGGTGCAGGTCATGCGCTGGTCGGACGGCTCGTACCTCGAAGACCAGGACCACTGGCGCCTGAGCGGGATTTACCGCGAGGTACTGCTGCTGGCCGAACCCAAGATGCGCCTGGCCGACTTCCACTGGCAGGCTAAGCTGGATAAGCAGTACCAGGACGCGACGCTGAGCATCCGGCCCCGCCTGGAAAACTTCACCGGCAACAACGACCTGAAAGGCTACGAAGTCCGGGCCCAGCTGTACGACAAAGCGGGCCAGCCGGTGCTCAGCCAGCCCTTGCAGCGCACGGCCGAAAGCATCATCAACGAGCCGTACCCGCGCCTGGACAACGCCAAGTTCGGGCTGCTGGAAGCCACAATCCCGAACCCGCTGAAGTGGAGCGACGAGACGCCCAACCTGTACACGCTGGTCTTGACGCTGACGGATAAGGCGGGCGCGGTGCTGGAAAGCAAGAGCTGCAAGGTGGGCTTCCGGGCCATCGAATTCGACAAGACGACGGGCAAGCTGCTCATCAACGGCAAGCTCACCTACCTCTACGGCGTGAACCGCCACGACCACCACCCGACCAAGGGCATGGCCGTGTCGCGGGAGGATATTCGCAAGGACGTGCTGACGCTCAAGCAGTTCAACTTTAACTGCATCCGCACCTCGCACTACCCCAACGACCCGTACTTCTACGACCTGTGCGACGAGTACGGCATCCTGGTGATGGACGAGGCCAATCTGGAAACCCACGGCCTCGGCGCCAAGCTCAGCAACGACCCAGCCTGGACCGCCGCCTACCAGGAGCGCAGCATGCGCATGGCCCTGCGCGACAAAAACCACCCGAGCGTCGTGTTCTGGAGCCTCGGCAACGAATCCGGCCGCGGGCCGAACCACGCCGCCATGGCCGCCTGGCTGCACGATTTCGACATCACCCGCCCCGTGCACTACGAGCCCGCCCAGGGCGACCCGCACCTCGACGGCTACATCAGTCCTTCAGACCCCGGCTACCCGAAAAACCACGCCTACCGCCTCCAGGTGCCGCGCGACCAAGCCTACGTGGACATGGTCAGCCGCATGTACCCCGGCATCTTCACCGCCGAGCTGCTGGCCAATCAGCAAAACGGCGACAACCGGCCCATTTTCTTCTGCGAGTACGCCCACTCGATGGGCAACGCCACCGGCAACATCAAGGAGTTCTGGGACGCCTGGCGCAGCACCAAGCGCATTATCGGCGGCTGCATCTGGGAGTACCGCGACCAGGGCCTGCTCAAGCGCGACTCGGTGGGCACCGCCTACTACGCCTACGGCGGCGACTTCCAGGAGAAATACTACGACGACTTCACCATCAAGGGCATTGCCGACTCCGAGGGCAATCCGAAAGCCGCTCTTTACGAGTGCAAGCGGGTGAATCAGCCCCTGGAAACCACCCTGACCGACGCCGGCAAGGCGCTGGTGAAAGTGCAGAACCGCCACGCCGCCAAGTCGGCCGCCGACTACCTGCTGACGCTGACCTTGCGCGAAGACGGCCGCGTGGTCAGCACCAAGCCGCTGCCCCGCCTGCGCCTGGCGGCCCAGCGCGACACCGTCATCAGCCTGCGGCCCTACCTGCCCAAGCTGAAAGCCGGCGCCGAATACCTGGCTACGGTTTCGTTCACCTTGCCGGAGGCTACCGGGTGGGCGCCGAAGGGCCACGAAGTAGCCGCCAACCAGCTGGCTTTGACCGGCCTGGCCCAGCCGCAGAAGCCCGCCAAAAGCTTCCCCGCCGTGGCCGTGCGCGACGAGGCCAAGGCCTACGTCATCAGCGGCAAGGGCTTCACGGTCAGCATCGACAAGACCACCGGCGCGCTGACGAGCTACCAGCACAACGGCACGGAGCAGCTGGCCGCCCCGCTGCTGCCCCACTTCACCCGCCCGCTCACCGACAACGACCGGCGCGGCTGGAAGGCTCCGAAGAAGCTCAAGCCCTGGTTTGAGGCCCAGCCCAAGCTCGAAAGCCTGACCGTGGATAAATCCACCGCCGGCCTGGCCAGCCTCACCAGCACCTACAGCCTCATCGACGCCACCACCAAGGTGCGCGTGACCTACACCGTGAACGGCGACGGGGTGCTCAAAGTCGACTACGCCCTGACGCCCGCCGCCGGCCTGCCAAATCTGCCCCGCGTGGGTTTGCAGGGCGGAATCCGGCGCAGCTACGACCAGCTCAGCTACTACGGCCGCGGCCCCTGGGAAAACTACCTGGACCGCCGCTACGGCATCGACGCGGGCATCTATAGCCACCCTCTACCCACGGCGGCCGATTCCTACGTGGTGCCCCAGGAATTCGGCACCCGCACCGATATCCGCTGGCTGCAGCTGGCCGACCAGCAGGGCTGCGGGCTGCTGGTGGTGGCCGATTCGCTGCTGAGCATGACGGCCCTGCCCTTCACCGAGCAGAATATCCAGTCGGCGCGCCACACCAACCGCCTCCAGGACGCCGGCTTCATCACGCTGAACCTCGACCTGGCCCAGATGGGCGTGGGTGGCAATACCAGCTGGGACGACCAGGCCGCCCCGCTGCCGCAGTACCAGCTGCCCGCCAAGTCTTACCGCTACAGCTTTTATTTGCTGCCGGTGAACGGGAAGAATAAGGACCTGGGCGCCCTGGCCCGTAAAGTGCGCTTCGGGAGGCCCGCCAAGCTAGCTCCCACCAACAAATCCACCACCCTTGGTAGCACCGGCAAACTGTAG
- the galB gene encoding beta-galactosidase GalB — protein MRLFLPFLLLLLLSAAHPAAQPPVRGVENFNKGWKFYLGDEAQAKEAGFNDAGWRQLNLPHDWSIEGRFDEKNPAKPEGGGLPTGIGWYRKSFTVKPGKDQRVYIEFDGVYQHSEVWLNGQLLGQRPNGYISFRYELTRHLRPAGQPNVLAVRVDNSAQPNSRWYSGSGIYRNVRLVTTSTVAVDHWGTFVTTPKVTAEAATVRLQTTIRNSGGQGAKPVRVETLLLDAQGKTVARQATDNVQLTDSTTVLTQTLNLPQPQRWSVQRPYLYRVQTRLAQGKTAVDEYETTFGVRTFAFDAQTGFSLNGQPLKILGVNQHHDLGALGAAFNLRAAERQLQILQQMGCNAIRMSHNPPAPELLDLCDRMGLLVMDEAFDMWQKKKNGKDYHLDFKAWHRRDLRDMVRRDRNHPSIIVWSIGNEIREQFDSTGVRLTKELVATVKQLDSTRPVTSALTEQEPEKNFISQAGVLDILSFNYKHEGYPKLPQSFPGKPFLATEIAAAFETRGHYDLPSDSVRVWPLDGKTKLTTGNADFTASSYDNARPYWGSTHEPAWLAVKRSPFMAGTFVWSGFDYLGEPLPYPWPARSSYFGLIDLAGFPKDAYYLYQSEWTTKPVLHLLPHWNWRLGQPVDVWAYYSQADEVELFLNGKSLGTKKKGADQLHVMWRVPYAPGTLQAISRKGGKTVLTRTVKTAGPATRIELTADRSALRADCLDLSFVTVRVLDAQGTLVPDAAPLVKFDLGGPALLAGVDNGYQASLEPFKATERKAYNGQCLAIVQTTEQAGIITLRATADGLQPASITLKSGASASASTTKGPATSVAAGN, from the coding sequence ATGCGCCTCTTCCTTCCCTTTCTGCTGCTCCTGTTGCTCAGCGCCGCCCACCCCGCGGCCCAGCCGCCGGTGCGCGGGGTGGAGAACTTCAACAAGGGCTGGAAATTCTACCTCGGCGACGAGGCTCAAGCCAAGGAAGCCGGCTTCAACGACGCGGGCTGGCGGCAATTGAATTTGCCCCACGACTGGAGCATCGAAGGCAGGTTCGACGAGAAAAACCCGGCCAAGCCCGAAGGCGGCGGCCTGCCGACGGGCATCGGCTGGTACCGTAAGTCGTTCACCGTCAAGCCCGGCAAAGACCAGCGCGTGTACATCGAGTTCGACGGGGTGTACCAGCACAGCGAGGTGTGGCTGAACGGGCAGCTGCTCGGCCAGCGGCCCAACGGCTACATTTCTTTCCGCTACGAGCTGACCCGGCACCTGCGGCCCGCCGGCCAGCCCAACGTGCTGGCCGTGCGCGTCGACAACTCAGCCCAGCCCAACTCGCGCTGGTACTCCGGCTCGGGCATCTACCGCAACGTGCGGCTGGTGACGACCTCGACCGTAGCCGTGGACCACTGGGGCACCTTCGTGACCACGCCCAAGGTCACGGCTGAAGCGGCCACGGTGCGCCTGCAGACGACCATCCGCAACAGCGGCGGCCAGGGCGCCAAGCCCGTGCGCGTGGAAACCCTGCTGCTGGATGCGCAGGGCAAAACGGTAGCCCGGCAGGCCACCGACAACGTGCAGCTGACCGATTCGACCACCGTGCTGACGCAGACGCTGAACCTGCCGCAGCCGCAGCGGTGGTCGGTGCAGCGGCCCTACCTGTACCGGGTGCAGACGCGTCTGGCGCAGGGCAAAACGGCCGTAGATGAGTACGAAACCACGTTTGGCGTCCGCACTTTCGCCTTCGACGCGCAGACGGGCTTTTCCTTGAACGGGCAGCCGCTGAAGATTCTGGGTGTGAATCAGCACCACGACCTCGGCGCTCTGGGCGCGGCTTTCAACCTGCGGGCGGCCGAGCGGCAGCTGCAGATTCTGCAGCAGATGGGCTGCAACGCCATCCGCATGTCGCACAACCCGCCCGCGCCGGAGCTGCTGGACCTGTGTGACCGGATGGGCCTGCTCGTCATGGACGAGGCCTTCGACATGTGGCAGAAGAAAAAGAACGGCAAGGACTACCACCTGGACTTCAAAGCCTGGCACCGCCGCGACCTGCGGGATATGGTGCGCCGCGACCGGAACCACCCCAGCATCATCGTCTGGAGCATCGGCAACGAAATCCGGGAGCAGTTCGACAGCACCGGCGTGCGGCTCACCAAGGAGCTGGTAGCCACCGTGAAGCAGCTGGATTCGACCCGGCCCGTCACCTCGGCGCTGACTGAGCAGGAGCCGGAAAAGAACTTCATCAGCCAGGCCGGCGTGCTCGACATCCTGAGCTTCAACTACAAGCACGAGGGCTACCCCAAACTGCCCCAGAGCTTCCCCGGCAAGCCCTTCCTGGCCACCGAAATTGCCGCCGCCTTCGAAACCCGCGGCCACTACGATTTGCCCTCCGACAGCGTGCGGGTGTGGCCCCTGGACGGCAAAACCAAGCTCACCACCGGCAACGCGGACTTCACCGCCTCGTCGTACGACAACGCCCGGCCGTACTGGGGCAGCACGCACGAGCCGGCCTGGCTGGCCGTCAAGCGCAGCCCGTTCATGGCCGGCACCTTCGTCTGGTCGGGTTTCGACTACCTGGGCGAGCCGCTGCCCTACCCCTGGCCGGCCCGCAGCTCCTACTTCGGCCTAATCGACCTGGCCGGCTTTCCCAAGGATGCCTACTACCTCTACCAGAGCGAGTGGACCACCAAACCCGTGCTGCATCTGCTGCCCCACTGGAACTGGCGCCTGGGCCAGCCGGTAGACGTGTGGGCCTACTACAGCCAGGCCGACGAGGTGGAGCTGTTCCTGAACGGCAAGTCTTTGGGCACGAAAAAGAAGGGTGCCGACCAGCTGCACGTCATGTGGCGGGTACCCTACGCGCCCGGCACGCTGCAAGCCATTTCGCGCAAGGGCGGCAAAACCGTGCTGACGCGCACCGTGAAAACCGCCGGCCCGGCCACCCGCATCGAGCTGACGGCCGACCGCAGCGCCCTGCGCGCCGACTGCCTGGACCTCTCGTTCGTGACCGTGCGCGTACTCGACGCCCAGGGTACGCTGGTGCCCGACGCGGCCCCGCTGGTGAAGTTCGACCTGGGCGGCCCGGCCCTGCTGGCCGGCGTCGACAACGGCTACCAGGCCAGCCTGGAGCCCTTCAAGGCGACGGAGCGCAAGGCCTACAACGGGCAGTGCCTGGCCATCGTGCAGACCACCGAGCAGGCCGGCATCATTACTCTGCGCGCTACCGCCGACGGCTTGCAGCCGGCCAGCATCACCCTCAAAAGTGGTGCTTCTGCTTCTGCTTCCACCACGAAAGGCCCGGCTACCTCAGTAGCCGCGGGCAACTAA
- a CDS encoding glycosylase: MKLKLACLLLSGLLAQTAARAQAPAKPQEVSAAVMQKVYKEVKTPYKYGLVLVTNDNQKKMDCPSVFRKGKQWYMTYIIYDGRGYETWLAQSKDLLKWETKGKIMAFTDTTDWDTNQKAGYVALQDYKWGGSYEWQPYQGKYWMSYFGGKSRGYEKGLLSIGIASTDKDPSTVHTWQRLPQPVLRPDDKDVRWWENHTIYKSSVIWDKSKLTGHPFVMYYNANGDSLDAKRGAERIGMAVSDDMVHWSRYRRNPVLNHHKGITGDAYLQKLDGIDKDLWVMFYFGAFYPGVKGAVNRFACSYDLVNWTDWSGQNLVEPSESYDELFAHKSFVVKHKGVVYHYYCAVNKPDQRGIAVATSKDLGKSKVSFIAPPEKKKKEAKASTSYD; the protein is encoded by the coding sequence ATGAAACTGAAACTTGCCTGCCTGCTGCTCTCCGGTCTGCTCGCCCAGACCGCGGCCCGCGCCCAAGCCCCGGCCAAGCCCCAAGAGGTGTCGGCCGCCGTGATGCAGAAAGTGTACAAAGAGGTGAAAACGCCCTACAAGTACGGCCTGGTGCTCGTTACCAACGACAACCAGAAGAAGATGGACTGCCCCAGCGTGTTCCGCAAGGGCAAGCAGTGGTACATGACCTACATCATCTACGACGGCCGGGGCTACGAAACCTGGCTGGCGCAGAGCAAGGACCTGCTGAAGTGGGAAACCAAGGGCAAAATCATGGCCTTCACCGACACCACCGACTGGGACACCAACCAGAAAGCCGGCTACGTCGCCCTGCAGGACTACAAATGGGGCGGCTCCTACGAGTGGCAGCCCTACCAGGGCAAGTACTGGATGTCGTACTTCGGCGGCAAGAGCCGGGGCTACGAGAAGGGCCTGCTCTCCATCGGCATAGCCTCGACTGACAAGGACCCGAGCACGGTACATACCTGGCAGCGCCTGCCCCAGCCGGTTTTGCGCCCCGACGATAAGGACGTGCGCTGGTGGGAAAACCACACTATCTACAAAAGCTCCGTCATCTGGGACAAGAGCAAGCTCACCGGCCACCCGTTCGTGATGTACTACAACGCCAACGGCGACTCGCTCGACGCCAAGCGCGGGGCCGAGCGCATCGGCATGGCCGTGTCGGACGACATGGTGCACTGGTCGCGCTACCGGCGCAACCCGGTGCTGAATCACCACAAGGGCATCACCGGCGACGCGTATTTGCAGAAGCTCGACGGCATCGACAAGGACCTGTGGGTGATGTTCTACTTCGGCGCGTTTTACCCCGGCGTGAAGGGCGCGGTGAACCGTTTCGCCTGCTCCTACGACCTGGTGAACTGGACCGACTGGAGCGGGCAGAACCTGGTGGAGCCCTCCGAGTCCTACGACGAGCTGTTTGCCCACAAGTCCTTCGTGGTGAAGCACAAGGGCGTGGTGTACCATTACTACTGCGCCGTGAACAAGCCCGACCAGCGCGGCATTGCCGTGGCTACGTCCAAGGACCTGGGCAAGAGCAAGGTATCGTTCATTGCCCCGCCCGAGAAGAAGAAAAAGGAAGCCAAAGCATCCACGAGTTACGACTAG